In Helicobacter anatolicus, the sequence GATCAAAAACAGCATCTAGAATTAACGCGTAATGTTGCACAAAAATTTAATCGTGATTTTGGAGAGTGTTTTAAGGTGCCAGAAGCTTTGATTCCAAAAGTGGGAGCTAGAGTGATGGGGCTAGATGATCCTATGAGTAAAATGAGTAAATCAGCTAATGGTGCGAATCATGCGATATTTTTAATGGATACACCAGATGAGATTTTGAAAAAATTTAAAAAGGCTACCACGGATTCTGAGGCATGCATTGGGTTTGATGAAAATCGTGCAGGAGTTTATAATCTTTTATGTATTTACGAAACTTTAAGTAAAAAAACGCGTGAGAGTATTGAGATGGAGTTTGTAGGTAGAGGGTATGGAGATTTGAAAAAAGCAGTTGCAGAAATAGTGATAGAGACATTAAGACCGATGCAAGAAAAATATCAGCTTTTAAAAAATGAACAAGGGTATATTGAAAAAATTTTGGAAGAAGGTAGGGATAGAGCTAGAGAAATTGCTCAAAAAACCTATAGTCAGGCAAAAACTTTTATTGGACTTGTGTAGAATTTAGAAGAGAGTTTTTTGCACTCATATTTTTTAGGTATTTATGGCAACACATAAAACAATCTTCTTGTGCAGGGTCAAATAAGTTAGAGTTGAATTTAAACGTTAAGCTATGTAGCTTATGTGTAAAATATTTAAATTTTTAATCTGGTATTTTATCAAGCGTTTATATTTTACTTTTCAAGAATTTTTGAGTGGAAGATATCCTTGAAAAGTAATTTTGCAGTTACATTTCAGTTTTTATTTGAATACCCAATAGATGGAATGCAAGGGTGAAGGTATTGCTAACCACTGCAAAGATTTTTAAAAATTCTGCTTCATTGGTAGTGTCTAAAATTTTATATTGATTATAAAAGCTATGAAAAACTCCTGCAAGATTTTTTAAATATTCACAAATTTTATGCAAAGCTCTTTCTTCAAAAGCATTTTGTAGAATTTTTTGTAATTGTAGTGCTAAAAAGAGCAAGTCCAAAGCATCTTTATTTTTAAGATTTTTAAGTGTTACTTTAGAGTAATCATATTCTTTTTGTGCCTTTTTGAAAAGTGTATGGATTCTGGCGTTTGCATAATTGATATAAAAAATCGGATTGCTAGAATCTTGTTTTTCAAGCTCTTGAAGATCAAACTCTAGAGCAGTATCAAGCTTTTTGGATAAAAAGATAAAACGCAGTGCATCTGCACCAATATCTGCGACAACATCTTTCATTAAGATAAAATTTCCTGCTCGTTTGCTC encodes:
- the trpS gene encoding tryptophan--tRNA ligase; this translates as MLMKRVFSGIQPTGKIHLGNYLGAVKNWVASQDEFENIFCIVNSHAITTTQKPQELREKTYELARVLIACGIDPKKSCLFIQSEIDEHAALAWILDCNISMGEMSRMTQFKDKSQKNPKNINVGLFNYPALMAADILLYNADLVPVGEDQKQHLELTRNVAQKFNRDFGECFKVPEALIPKVGARVMGLDDPMSKMSKSANGANHAIFLMDTPDEILKKFKKATTDSEACIGFDENRAGVYNLLCIYETLSKKTRESIEMEFVGRGYGDLKKAVAEIVIETLRPMQEKYQLLKNEQGYIEKILEEGRDRAREIAQKTYSQAKTFIGLV